In a genomic window of Enterobacter asburiae:
- a CDS encoding response regulator transcription factor, with protein MKVIIVEDEFLAQQELSWLIKTHSQMEIVGTFDDGLDVLKFLQHNRVDAIFLDINIPSLDGVLLAQNINQFAHKPFIVFVTAWKEHAVEAFELEAFDYILKPYQESRIVSMLQKLEAAWQQQTAPASASPAVRENDTINLVKDERIIVTPVNDIYYAEAHEKMTFVYTRRESYVMAMNITEFCSKLPAAHFFRCHRSFCVNLNKIREIEPWFNNTYILRLKDLDFQVPVSRSKVKEFRQLMHL; from the coding sequence ATGAAAGTTATCATCGTAGAAGATGAATTCCTGGCTCAACAGGAGCTCAGCTGGCTTATCAAAACCCACAGCCAGATGGAGATTGTGGGTACGTTTGATGACGGTCTGGACGTGCTGAAGTTTTTGCAGCACAACCGGGTCGACGCGATTTTTCTCGATATCAATATTCCCTCGCTGGATGGCGTACTGCTGGCGCAAAACATCAATCAGTTTGCCCATAAGCCGTTTATTGTGTTCGTTACCGCCTGGAAAGAGCACGCCGTAGAAGCTTTCGAGCTGGAGGCGTTTGACTATATTCTGAAACCTTACCAGGAGTCGCGGATTGTCAGCATGCTGCAAAAGCTGGAGGCCGCATGGCAGCAGCAGACCGCCCCCGCCAGCGCCAGCCCCGCGGTACGCGAAAACGACACCATTAATCTGGTCAAAGATGAGCGCATCATCGTGACCCCGGTCAACGATATCTACTACGCCGAAGCGCACGAAAAGATGACGTTTGTCTATACGCGGCGGGAATCGTATGTCATGGCGATGAACATCACCGAGTTTTGCAGCAAGCTGCCAGCGGCCCACTTTTTCCGCTGCCACCGTTCGTTCTGCGTCAATTTAAACAAGATCCGCGAGATCGAACCGTGGTTTAACAACACCTATATTTTGCGTCTCAAAGATCTGGATTTTCAGGTACCGGTGAGCCGCAGCAAAGTGAAAGAGTTCCGCCAGCTGATGCACCTGTAA
- a CDS encoding sensor histidine kinase, whose amino-acid sequence MHEIFTMLLAVFDRAALMLICLFFLIRIRLFRELLHKSAHSPKELLAVTAIFSLFALFSTWSGVPVEGSLVNVRIIAVMSGGILFGPWVGIITGVIAGTHRYLIDIGGVTAVPCFITSIIAGVLSGWISRKIPKKQRWRAGIVAGMVCETLTMILVVVWAPTTALGLDIVSKIGIPMILGSVCIGFIVLLVQSVEGEKEASAARQAKLALDIANKTLPLFRHVNAESLRQVCEIIRHDIHADAVAITNIDHVLAYVGVGEHNYRDSDDTISPTTRQAINYGKIIIKNNDEAHRTPEIHSMLVIPLWEKGVVTGTLKIYYCHAHQITSTLQEMAIGLSQIISTQLEVSRAEQLREMANKAELRALQSKINPHFLFNALNAISSSIRLNPDTARQLIFNLSRYLRYNIELKDDEQIDIKKELYQIKDYIAIERARFGDKLTVIFDIDEEVNCVIPSLLIQPLVENAIVHGIQPCKGKGVVTISITESGNRVRIAVRDTGHGIDPKVIERVESNEMPGNKIGLLNVHHRVKLLYGDGLHIHRLEPGTEIAFYVPNERSPVHAATSLLPQGE is encoded by the coding sequence GTGCACGAGATATTCACTATGCTGCTGGCGGTTTTTGACCGTGCGGCATTAATGCTGATTTGCCTGTTCTTCCTTATTCGCATTCGCCTGTTTCGCGAGCTGTTGCATAAATCCGCACACTCGCCGAAAGAGCTGTTGGCCGTAACCGCCATCTTTTCGCTGTTCGCCCTGTTCAGCACCTGGTCCGGGGTGCCGGTAGAGGGTTCGCTGGTTAACGTGCGCATTATCGCCGTCATGTCCGGCGGAATTTTGTTTGGCCCGTGGGTGGGTATCATCACCGGCGTGATTGCCGGGACCCATCGCTACCTGATTGATATCGGTGGCGTAACGGCAGTGCCGTGCTTTATCACCAGCATTATCGCCGGGGTGCTATCGGGCTGGATAAGCCGCAAGATCCCGAAAAAACAGCGCTGGCGCGCCGGGATCGTCGCGGGCATGGTCTGCGAAACGCTGACCATGATTCTGGTCGTCGTCTGGGCCCCCACCACCGCGCTGGGGCTGGATATCGTTTCAAAAATCGGTATTCCCATGATCCTGGGCAGCGTCTGCATCGGTTTTATCGTGCTGCTGGTGCAGAGCGTTGAAGGGGAGAAAGAGGCCAGCGCCGCCCGTCAGGCCAAGTTGGCGCTGGACATCGCCAACAAAACGCTGCCGCTCTTTCGTCACGTTAACGCGGAGTCGCTGCGCCAGGTCTGCGAGATTATCCGCCACGACATTCACGCTGACGCCGTCGCCATCACCAATATCGACCACGTGCTGGCCTACGTTGGCGTTGGGGAACACAACTATCGCGACAGCGATGACACCATTAGTCCGACCACCAGACAGGCGATTAACTACGGCAAAATCATTATTAAAAACAATGATGAAGCTCACCGAACGCCGGAGATTCACTCGATGCTGGTGATCCCGCTGTGGGAGAAAGGCGTTGTGACGGGCACGCTGAAAATTTATTACTGCCACGCGCATCAGATCACCTCCACGCTGCAGGAGATGGCCATTGGCCTGTCGCAGATTATTTCTACCCAGCTTGAGGTCTCCCGGGCAGAACAGCTGCGCGAGATGGCAAATAAGGCAGAGCTGCGCGCGCTTCAGAGCAAAATTAATCCCCATTTCCTGTTTAACGCGCTGAATGCCATCTCCTCTTCCATTCGTTTGAATCCGGACACCGCGCGCCAGCTGATTTTTAACCTGTCGCGCTATCTGCGCTACAACATCGAACTAAAAGATGACGAGCAGATCGACATCAAAAAAGAGCTGTATCAGATCAAAGACTACATTGCGATTGAGCGGGCGCGCTTCGGCGACAAGCTCACGGTGATTTTTGATATTGATGAAGAGGTCAACTGCGTGATCCCGAGCCTGCTGATCCAGCCGCTGGTCGAAAACGCGATTGTTCACGGTATTCAGCCCTGTAAAGGCAAAGGGGTGGTCACCATCAGCATCACTGAAAGCGGAAACCGGGTGCGTATTGCCGTACGCGATACCGGCCACGGGATTGACCCAAAAGTCATTGAGCGCGTGGAGTCTAACGAAATGCCAGGGAATAAAATCGGGCTATTGAACGTACACCACAGGGTCAAGCTTCTCTACGGCGACGGGCTGCATATTCACCGTCTTGAACCAGGCACTGAAATCGCTTTTTACGTCCCGAATGAACGCTCCCCTGTTCATGCGGCGACATCACTGTTACCTCAGGGCGAGTAA